The following proteins are co-located in the Shouchella hunanensis genome:
- a CDS encoding ABC transporter ATP-binding protein — protein sequence MMLSVNRVSGGYLTRKIIRDISFDLHTGEIIGLVGLNGAGKSTTLRHIVGTLKPMDGEVTINKQDWYSQRDKLALIPDKPHLYPNLTVYEHFEFIKRLYQINTDDYLNTLVDRYLIRTHINKYPYALSKGTQQKVSIISAMISSPTFLIIDEPFMGLDPRGLKYFTEDLIRLKKESVGIILSTHMLNIAESLCDRIIVLHEGHQKSYHDIPYLTADHLKDVTLEDIFFSIIEEKR from the coding sequence ATGATGTTAAGCGTAAACCGTGTTAGTGGTGGCTATCTTACTCGAAAAATTATAAGAGACATTTCGTTTGATCTTCACACTGGAGAAATCATTGGTTTAGTCGGTTTGAATGGAGCTGGAAAAAGCACAACACTTCGTCACATTGTAGGTACGTTAAAACCTATGGATGGAGAAGTTACCATTAACAAGCAGGATTGGTATAGTCAAAGAGATAAACTTGCTCTAATACCTGATAAACCACATCTGTATCCAAACCTTACTGTTTATGAGCATTTTGAGTTTATAAAGAGGCTTTATCAAATTAATACGGATGATTATTTAAATACTTTAGTGGACAGATATTTAATTCGAACCCATATAAACAAATACCCTTATGCATTATCAAAAGGCACACAACAAAAGGTTTCGATTATTAGTGCAATGATTTCAAGTCCAACATTTCTTATTATTGATGAACCCTTTATGGGACTAGATCCACGAGGTTTGAAATACTTTACGGAGGATCTCATTAGACTTAAAAAAGAGAGTGTAGGCATTATCCTTTCAACTCATATGTTGAATATAGCGGAAAGCTTGTGTGATAGGATCATTGTTTTACATGAAGGTCACCAAAAGTCTTACCATGATATTCCTTACCTGACTGCTGATCATCTGAAAGATGTTACGTTAGAGGATATTTTCTTTTCCATCATTGAGGAAAAAAGATGA